Genomic DNA from Bacterioplanes sanyensis:
TTGATCTTCCACCATGACGTTGGCCTCATACAGGCCAGACACGGAGACGGCCTGCGCCGGTGCAATCCAAAGCACCCACAGGCTGGCAATAACGGTGAGTAGCGCTGCGATTCGCACGCATCGGCTCCCAGCTGCTCAAATTGAGCGGCTATTTTGCCACGACGTGTAAATTTAACCAGTACCTTTGTCACATCCGCTCGCCTTTCAATCGCCGTTGAACGCCACACAACTTGACCACCTCATCAGCTTTGTTGAGTTTTTGAACGCCAATCAGATAAACGGCACATTTATCTGGCGGATATGGCGACGAATCCTGCCAGCCGGGATGCAGCGCGACGGACAAATCGTTAGAATACGCGCCAATTTTGGCCCTGCTGGCACACGTGCAACAGGGCTCGCCGGTTAACCGGGCCCCGCCAGGGCCGAATCTACGAGTACATCCGCATGAGTGAAAAACAGTCCCTCAGTTACAAAGATGCTGGCGTCGATATTGATGCTGGCAATGCGCTGGTTGAGCGCATCAAGGGGGTGGCCAAGCGCACCCGTCGCCCGGAAGTACTGGCTGGCCTTGGCGGCTTCGGCGCATTGTTTGAATTGCCGCAAGGCTACCAGCAGCCGGTACTGGTGTCTGGAACCGACGGCGTCGGCACCAAGTTGCGCCTGGCGATGGACCTCAACAAGCACGACACCATCGGTATCGACCTAGTCGCCATGTGCGTCAACGACCTGGTAGTGGCAGGCGCTGAGCCGCTGTTTTTCCTCGACTACTACGCCACTGGCCAATTGAACGTGGATGTTGCAGCGGCGGTGGTCGAAGGCATCGGCGTAGGCTGTGAACAAGCAGGCGCCTCTTTGGTAGGCGGCGAAACGGCCGAAATGCCAGGCATGTACGAGGGCGAAGATTACGACTTAGCCGGTTTCTGCGTAGGTATCGCGGAAAAAGATCAGCTGATCGATGGCAGCAAAGTGCAAGCCGGCGACAAACTGATCGCTCTGGCCTCCAGCGGCCCACACTCCAATGGCTATTCGCTGATTCGTAAAATCATTGATGTCGCCGGCGCTGACCTCAGTGCCGACCTCGATGGCCACAGTATTGCCGATGCTCTGATGGCACCGACACGCATTTATGTGCGCTCGGTCCTCAAGCTGATCAACGCCAGCGATGTGCACGCCCTTTCGCACATTACCGGTGGCGGCTTTCAAGAAAACATTCCTCGTGTTTTGCCAGACGGTTGCAAAGCCGTTATCGACACCAACAGCTGGCAATGGCCTGCGGTCTTTAACTGGCTGCAACAGCAGGGCAATGTCGCCACTGCAGAGATGTTCCGCACCTTTAACTGCGGTGTTGGCATGATCATCGCGGTACCAGAAGACAAAGCCGATGCCGCGGTGGCACTGCTTAACGCCGAAGGCG
This window encodes:
- the purM gene encoding phosphoribosylformylglycinamidine cyclo-ligase, giving the protein MSEKQSLSYKDAGVDIDAGNALVERIKGVAKRTRRPEVLAGLGGFGALFELPQGYQQPVLVSGTDGVGTKLRLAMDLNKHDTIGIDLVAMCVNDLVVAGAEPLFFLDYYATGQLNVDVAAAVVEGIGVGCEQAGASLVGGETAEMPGMYEGEDYDLAGFCVGIAEKDQLIDGSKVQAGDKLIALASSGPHSNGYSLIRKIIDVAGADLSADLDGHSIADALMAPTRIYVRSVLKLINASDVHALSHITGGGFQENIPRVLPDGCKAVIDTNSWQWPAVFNWLQQQGNVATAEMFRTFNCGVGMIIAVPEDKADAAVALLNAEGEQSWIIGELASRADGEDAVEFVGQRA